One stretch of Microcebus murinus isolate Inina chromosome 12, M.murinus_Inina_mat1.0, whole genome shotgun sequence DNA includes these proteins:
- the RANBP6 gene encoding ran-binding protein 6 isoform X2 has protein sequence MAAAASVGVPATVSEKQEFYQLLKNLINPSCMVRRQAEEIYENIPGLCKTTFLLDAVRNRRAGYEDPHPRVRAAACTTLGQMATDFAPNFQKKFHEIVIAALLRTMENQGNQRVQSHAASALIIFIEDCPKSLLVLYLDSMVKSLHSILVIKLQELIRNGTKLALEQLVTTIASVADTMEEKFVPYYDIFMPSLKHIVEIAVQKELKLLRGKTIECISHVGLAVGKEKFMQDASNVMQLLLKTQSDLNNMEDDDPQTSYMVSAWARMCKILGKDFQQYLPLVVEPLIKTASAKPDVALLDTQDVENMSDDDGWQFVNLGDQQSFGIKTSGLEAKATACQMLVYYAKELREGFVEYTEQVVKLMVPLLKFYFHDNVRVAAAESMPCLLECAKIHGPEYLAQMWQFICDPLIKAIGTEPDTDVLSEIMNSFAKSIEVMGDGCLNDEHLEELGGILKAKLEGHFKNQELRQVKRQEENYDQQVEMSLQDEDECDVYILTKVSDILHSLFSTYKEKILPWFEQLLPLIVNLICSSRPWPDRQWGLCIFDDIIEHCSPTSFKYVEYFRWPMLLNMRDNNPEVRQAAAYGLGVMAQFGGDDYRSLCSEAVPLLVKVIKCANSKTKKNVIATENCISAIGKILKFKPNCVNVDEVLPHWLSWLPLHEDKEEAIQTLSFLCDLIESNHPVVIGPNNSNLPKIISIIAEGKINETINYEDPCAKRLANVVRQVQTSEELWLECISQLDNEQREALQELLNFA, from the exons ATGGCGGCGGCCGCTTCTGTAGGGGTGCCGGCGACTGTGTCGGAAAAGCAAGAGTTTTACCAGCTTCTGAAGAACCTAATCAATCCAAGCTGTATGGTGCGGAGGCAAGCAGAGGAAATCTATGAAAATATCCCAGGTCTGTGTAAGACTACATTCCTCTTAGATGCCGTCAGAAATAGAAGAGCAGGTTATGAG gATCCTCACCCAAGGGTAAGGGCTGCAGCCTGTACTACACTTGGACAGATGGCTACAGATTTTGCACctaatttccaaaagaaattccATGAAATAGTGATTGCAGCTTTGTTGCGTACCATGGAAAATCAAGGTAATCAGCGTGTGCAATCACATGCAGCTTctgctcttattatttttattgaagacTGCCCCAAGTCATTGCTAGTTCTATATTTGGATAGTATGGTGAAAAGTCTGCATTCCATATTGGTGATTAAACTTCAAGAGTTGATTCGGAATGGAACTAAGTTGGCCTTGGAACAACTTGTGACAACCATTGCATCCGTTGCAGAtacaatggaagaaaaatttgttccatattatgatatatttatgCCCTCACTAAAGCACATTGTTGAGATTGCTGTTCAGAAGGAACTCAAGCTTCTGAGAGGAAAAACTATTGAGTGCATTAGCCATGTTGGTCTTGCTGTTGGGAAGGAAAAATTTATGCAAGATGCATCAAATGTGATGCAGCTATTGTTGAAGACACAATCAGACTTAAATAATATGGAAGATGATGATCCTCAGACTTCTTACATGGTTTCAGCATGGGCTAGAATGTGTAAAATTCTTGGAAAAGATTTTCAACAGTACCTTCCACTGGTTGTCGAGCCTCTTATTAAGACTGCTTCAGCTAAACCTGATGTTGCTCTCTTAGACACGCAAGATGTGGAGAATATGAGTGACGATGATGGCTGGCAATTTGTAAATCTTGGAGACCAGCAAAGTTTTGGAATTAAAACTTCAGGACTTGAAGCAAAAGCAACTGCTTGCCAGATGTTAGTTTACTATGCTAAGGAATTAAGGGAAGGATTTGTGGAATATACAGAACAAGTTGTGAAGCTGATGGTTCCcttactgaaattttatttccatgacaATGTTCGAGTGGCAGCAGCAGAGTCCATGCCTTGTCTCTTGGAATGTGCAAAAATTCATGGCCCAGAGTATCTTGCACAGATGTGGCAATTCATATGTGATCCCTTAATCAAGGCTATTGGTACTGAACCGGATACAGATGTACTCTCAGAAATAATGAATTCTTTTGCAAAGTCCATTGAAGTAATGGGAGATGGTTGCCTTAATGATGAACACTTGGAAGAACTGGGAGGAATATTGAAAGCAAAACTTGAAGGgcattttaaaaaccaagaatTACGACAGGttaaaagacaagaagaaaactaCGATCAACAGGTTGAGATGTCTCTGCAAGATGAGGATGAATGTGATGTTTATATTCTGACCAAAGTATCAGATATTTTGCACTCATTGTTTAGTACttacaaggaaaaaattttacCATGGTTTGAACAGCTACTTCCATTAATTGTAAATCTAATTTGTTCAAGTAGGCCATGGCCAGACAGACAGTGGGGATTGTGCATATTTGATGACATCATAGAGCACTGCAGTCCAACCTCATTTAAATATGTAGAATATTTTCGGTGGCCAATGCTACTTAATATGCGAGATAACAACCCTGAAGTCAGGCAAGCTGCTGCTTATGGCCTGGGTGTTATGGCACAGTTTGGTGGAGATGATTATCGTTCTTTATGTTCAGAAGCTGTTCCATTGCTGGTAAAAGTTATTAAGTGTGCAaattccaaaaccaaaaaaaatgtcATTGCTACAGAGAACTGTATCTCAGCTATAGGGAAGATTTTGAAGTTTAAGCCTAACTGTGTAAATGTAGATGAAGTTCTTCCACACTGGTTATCATGGCTTCCGCTGCATGAAGATAAAGAGGAAGCTATTCAGACTTTGAGTTTTCTATGTGACTTAATTGAAAGTAACCACCCAGTTGTAATTGGTCCAAATAATTCCAATCTTCCCAAAATAATCAGTATAATTGCAGAAGGAAAAATTAACGAGACTATTAACTATGAAGATCCTTGTGCCAAACGCCTAGCTAATGTTGTGCGTCAGGTACAGACTTCTGAAGAATTATGGTTGGAATGCATATCCCAACTTGACAATGAACAGCGGGAAGCCTTACAGGAGTTGCTAAATTTTGCTTGA
- the RANBP6 gene encoding ran-binding protein 6 isoform X1, translating to MAAAASVGVPATVSEKQEFYQLLKNLINPSCMVRRQAEEIYENIPGLCKTTFLLDAVRNRRAGYEVRQMAAALLRRLLSSGFEEVYPNLPSDVQRDVKIELILAVKLETHASMRKKLCDIFAVLARNLIDEDGTNHWPEGLKFLIDSIYSKNVVLWEVALHVFWHFPGIFGNQERHDLDIIKRLLDQCIQDQEHPAIRTLSARAAAAFVLANENNIGLFKDFADLLPGILQAVNDSCYQDDDSVLESLVEIADTVPKYLGPYLEDTLQLSLKLCGDSRLSNLQRQLALEVIVTLSETATPMLKKHTNIIAQAVPHILAMMVDLQDDEDWVNADEMEEDDFDSNAVAAESALDRLACGLGGKVVLPMTKEHIMQMLQSPDWKYRHAGLMALSAIGEGCHQQMESVLDKTVNSVLLFLQDPHPRVRAAACTTLGQMATDFAPNFQKKFHEIVIAALLRTMENQGNQRVQSHAASALIIFIEDCPKSLLVLYLDSMVKSLHSILVIKLQELIRNGTKLALEQLVTTIASVADTMEEKFVPYYDIFMPSLKHIVEIAVQKELKLLRGKTIECISHVGLAVGKEKFMQDASNVMQLLLKTQSDLNNMEDDDPQTSYMVSAWARMCKILGKDFQQYLPLVVEPLIKTASAKPDVALLDTQDVENMSDDDGWQFVNLGDQQSFGIKTSGLEAKATACQMLVYYAKELREGFVEYTEQVVKLMVPLLKFYFHDNVRVAAAESMPCLLECAKIHGPEYLAQMWQFICDPLIKAIGTEPDTDVLSEIMNSFAKSIEVMGDGCLNDEHLEELGGILKAKLEGHFKNQELRQVKRQEENYDQQVEMSLQDEDECDVYILTKVSDILHSLFSTYKEKILPWFEQLLPLIVNLICSSRPWPDRQWGLCIFDDIIEHCSPTSFKYVEYFRWPMLLNMRDNNPEVRQAAAYGLGVMAQFGGDDYRSLCSEAVPLLVKVIKCANSKTKKNVIATENCISAIGKILKFKPNCVNVDEVLPHWLSWLPLHEDKEEAIQTLSFLCDLIESNHPVVIGPNNSNLPKIISIIAEGKINETINYEDPCAKRLANVVRQVQTSEELWLECISQLDNEQREALQELLNFA from the coding sequence ATGGCGGCGGCCGCTTCTGTAGGGGTGCCGGCGACTGTGTCGGAAAAGCAAGAGTTTTACCAGCTTCTGAAGAACCTAATCAATCCAAGCTGTATGGTGCGGAGGCAAGCAGAGGAAATCTATGAAAATATCCCAGGTCTGTGTAAGACTACATTCCTCTTAGATGCCGTCAGAAATAGAAGAGCAGGTTATGAGGTGAGACAAATGGCTGCCGCACTGCTACGACGGCTTTTGTCCTCTGGGTTTGAGGAGGTCTATCCAAATCTGCCTTCTGATGTTCAGAGAGATGTCAAGATTGAACTGATACTGGCCGTTAAGTTAGAAACACATGCTAGCATGAGGAAAAAACTTTGTGATATTTTTGCAGTGCTGGCCAGGAATTTGATAGATGAGGATGGCACTAACCACTGGCCAGAAGGTCTGAAGTTTCTCATTGATTCAATCTACTCTAAAAATGTGGTTCTATGGGAAGTTGCACTTCACGTTTTCTGGCACTTTCCTGGGATTTTTGGGAACCAAGAGCGGCACGATTTGGATATCATCAAACGGTTGTTGGACCAATGTATTCAAGATCAAGAACATCCAGCAATCAGGACTTTATCTGCTAGAGCTGCAGCTGCATTTGTACTTGCTAATGAGAATAATATTGGTCTTTTCAAAGACTTTGCAGACTTGCTTCCTGGAATCTTACAGGCTGTGAATGACTCATGCTATCAGGATGATGATTCAGTGCTAGAATCCCTTGTTGAGATTGCAGATACTGTACCTAAGTACTTGGGTCCTTATTTAGAAGATACTCTGCAGTTGAGTCTAAAGTTATGTGGAGACTCTAGGCTTAGTAATCTGCAACGACAGCTGGCTCTTGAAGTAATAGTGACCTTGTCTGAAACTGCAACTCCGATGttgaaaaaacatacaaatattattGCACAGGCAGTTCCTCATATATTAGCAATGATGGTTGATCTACAAGATGATGAGGACTGGGTAAATGCTGATGAAATGGAAGAAGATGATTTTGATAGCAATGCAGTTGCTGCTGAGAGTGCACTAGACAGACTGGCTTGTGGGCTTGGTGGAAAAGTTGTTTTACCAATGACCAAAGAGCATATCATGCAGATGCTTCAGAGCCCTGACTGGAAATACCGACATGCTGGATTAATGGCCTTATCTGCCATTGGAGAAGGATGCCATCAGCAAATGGAATCAGTTCTAGATAAAACAGTTAACTccgttttgctttttcttcaggATCCTCACCCAAGGGTAAGGGCTGCAGCCTGTACTACACTTGGACAGATGGCTACAGATTTTGCACctaatttccaaaagaaattccATGAAATAGTGATTGCAGCTTTGTTGCGTACCATGGAAAATCAAGGTAATCAGCGTGTGCAATCACATGCAGCTTctgctcttattatttttattgaagacTGCCCCAAGTCATTGCTAGTTCTATATTTGGATAGTATGGTGAAAAGTCTGCATTCCATATTGGTGATTAAACTTCAAGAGTTGATTCGGAATGGAACTAAGTTGGCCTTGGAACAACTTGTGACAACCATTGCATCCGTTGCAGAtacaatggaagaaaaatttgttccatattatgatatatttatgCCCTCACTAAAGCACATTGTTGAGATTGCTGTTCAGAAGGAACTCAAGCTTCTGAGAGGAAAAACTATTGAGTGCATTAGCCATGTTGGTCTTGCTGTTGGGAAGGAAAAATTTATGCAAGATGCATCAAATGTGATGCAGCTATTGTTGAAGACACAATCAGACTTAAATAATATGGAAGATGATGATCCTCAGACTTCTTACATGGTTTCAGCATGGGCTAGAATGTGTAAAATTCTTGGAAAAGATTTTCAACAGTACCTTCCACTGGTTGTCGAGCCTCTTATTAAGACTGCTTCAGCTAAACCTGATGTTGCTCTCTTAGACACGCAAGATGTGGAGAATATGAGTGACGATGATGGCTGGCAATTTGTAAATCTTGGAGACCAGCAAAGTTTTGGAATTAAAACTTCAGGACTTGAAGCAAAAGCAACTGCTTGCCAGATGTTAGTTTACTATGCTAAGGAATTAAGGGAAGGATTTGTGGAATATACAGAACAAGTTGTGAAGCTGATGGTTCCcttactgaaattttatttccatgacaATGTTCGAGTGGCAGCAGCAGAGTCCATGCCTTGTCTCTTGGAATGTGCAAAAATTCATGGCCCAGAGTATCTTGCACAGATGTGGCAATTCATATGTGATCCCTTAATCAAGGCTATTGGTACTGAACCGGATACAGATGTACTCTCAGAAATAATGAATTCTTTTGCAAAGTCCATTGAAGTAATGGGAGATGGTTGCCTTAATGATGAACACTTGGAAGAACTGGGAGGAATATTGAAAGCAAAACTTGAAGGgcattttaaaaaccaagaatTACGACAGGttaaaagacaagaagaaaactaCGATCAACAGGTTGAGATGTCTCTGCAAGATGAGGATGAATGTGATGTTTATATTCTGACCAAAGTATCAGATATTTTGCACTCATTGTTTAGTACttacaaggaaaaaattttacCATGGTTTGAACAGCTACTTCCATTAATTGTAAATCTAATTTGTTCAAGTAGGCCATGGCCAGACAGACAGTGGGGATTGTGCATATTTGATGACATCATAGAGCACTGCAGTCCAACCTCATTTAAATATGTAGAATATTTTCGGTGGCCAATGCTACTTAATATGCGAGATAACAACCCTGAAGTCAGGCAAGCTGCTGCTTATGGCCTGGGTGTTATGGCACAGTTTGGTGGAGATGATTATCGTTCTTTATGTTCAGAAGCTGTTCCATTGCTGGTAAAAGTTATTAAGTGTGCAaattccaaaaccaaaaaaaatgtcATTGCTACAGAGAACTGTATCTCAGCTATAGGGAAGATTTTGAAGTTTAAGCCTAACTGTGTAAATGTAGATGAAGTTCTTCCACACTGGTTATCATGGCTTCCGCTGCATGAAGATAAAGAGGAAGCTATTCAGACTTTGAGTTTTCTATGTGACTTAATTGAAAGTAACCACCCAGTTGTAATTGGTCCAAATAATTCCAATCTTCCCAAAATAATCAGTATAATTGCAGAAGGAAAAATTAACGAGACTATTAACTATGAAGATCCTTGTGCCAAACGCCTAGCTAATGTTGTGCGTCAGGTACAGACTTCTGAAGAATTATGGTTGGAATGCATATCCCAACTTGACAATGAACAGCGGGAAGCCTTACAGGAGTTGCTAAATTTTGCTTGA
- the RANBP6 gene encoding ran-binding protein 6 isoform X3, producing MAAAASVGVPATVSEKQEFYQLLKNLINPSCMVRRQAEEIYENIPGSSPKGKGCSLYYTWTDGYRFCT from the exons ATGGCGGCGGCCGCTTCTGTAGGGGTGCCGGCGACTGTGTCGGAAAAGCAAGAGTTTTACCAGCTTCTGAAGAACCTAATCAATCCAAGCTGTATGGTGCGGAGGCAAGCAGAGGAAATCTATGAAAATATCCCAG gATCCTCACCCAAGGGTAAGGGCTGCAGCCTGTACTACACTTGGACAGATGGCTACAGATTTTGCACctaa